The Blattabacterium sp. DPU genome includes a window with the following:
- a CDS encoding diphosphomevalonate/mevalonate 3,5-bisphosphate decarboxylase family protein: MKKNYFFYSNKKCFIDHNGIVSSKSHSNLALIKYWGKHNHKIQIPLNSSISYSLGKVYTVTRLIYKRKKKKNSSIKIFFSGKEKTSFLPKILEFFHRISFYCSYLRDFNFIIETYNTFPHSSGIASSASSMSALALCVMKIEKKLVSSLKKDLFLKKASFLARLGSGSACRSIYSGLVVWGCHPSIKGSNNLYAIPYPYEVHSIFTKIANTILIIDDEPKKILSSKGHQLMNNHPYARERFKCANKNMNRLISILKIGDFQEFGELIEHEALTLHAMIMTSRPYFLWMKPNTLNVIHTVWDFRKHSNKNIYFTLDAGANVHLLYPIQEKTSIIKWIYSDLFSYCKKIIESFCY; encoded by the coding sequence TTGAAAAAAAATTATTTTTTTTATAGTAACAAAAAATGTTTTATCGACCATAATGGAATCGTATCAAGCAAAAGTCATTCCAATCTTGCTCTAATTAAATATTGGGGGAAACATAATCATAAAATACAAATACCGTTGAATTCATCTATTAGTTATTCTTTAGGAAAAGTATACACAGTTACACGATTAATTTATAAAAGAAAAAAAAAAAAAAATTCATCTATAAAAATTTTTTTTTCAGGAAAAGAAAAAACGAGTTTTCTTCCAAAAATTTTAGAATTTTTTCATAGGATTTCATTTTATTGTTCCTATTTACGGGATTTTAATTTTATTATAGAAACTTATAATACCTTTCCACATAGTAGTGGAATAGCTTCTTCTGCTTCTTCCATGAGTGCTTTAGCATTATGTGTCATGAAAATAGAAAAAAAATTAGTATCCTCTTTAAAAAAAGATTTATTTCTCAAAAAAGCTTCTTTTTTAGCTAGATTAGGTTCTGGAAGTGCTTGCAGATCTATTTATTCTGGACTTGTTGTTTGGGGATGTCATCCATCTATAAAAGGGAGCAATAATCTTTATGCTATACCATATCCATATGAAGTACATTCCATATTTACAAAAATAGCAAATACTATTTTAATCATAGATGATGAACCTAAAAAAATATTGAGTTCAAAAGGACATCAATTAATGAATAATCATCCTTATGCTAGAGAAAGATTTAAGTGTGCTAATAAAAATATGAATAGACTTATATCTATATTAAAAATAGGAGATTTTCAAGAATTTGGAGAATTAATAGAACATGAAGCTTTAACTCTTCATGCTATGATTATGACCTCTCGTCCCTATTTTTTATGGATGAAACCCAATACTTTGAACGTGATTCATACAGTATGGGATTTTAGAAAACATAGCAATAAAAATATTTATTTTACCCTAGATGCAGGAGCAAACGTTCATCTTTTATATCCTATTCAAGAAAAAACATCCATTATAAAATGGATATACAGTGATTTATTTTCTTACTGCAAAAAAATTATAGAAAGTTTTTGTTATTAA
- a CDS encoding dicarboxylate/amino acid:cation symporter: protein MSIGMKIKKEKVLLVAFLGVLAYVLIHLSKSLLGLDQFSMSILRCIVISIFILYSFMKKDLTTWILLSIIIGIEIGLDMPKIAVELRFLSQIFLRLIKTIIAPILFSTLVVGIASHSNIKQLGSMGWKSLLYFEVVTTLALFIGLLAINVSQAGVGIVMPSGITEQQLPKVESRTWQDTILHVFPENFIKSVYHGDVLPIVVFSVIFGISMVFLEDKKRSSILLFAESLSEIMFKFTKIIMYFAPIGVGSAIAYTVGHMGLDILYNLLQLLLTLYIALLIFLIVVLLPILLWIKVPLKGFVKALTEPVSLAFATTSSESALPLLMENLEKLGVPRKIIAFVIPTGYSFNLDGTTLYLSLATVFVAQASGIPLSFSQQIFIGLTLILTSKGVAGVPRASLVILLATVASFGLPTWPILAIIGIDELMDMARTTVNVIGNGLASCVIARSEGELDDKKMLDYIKSENDL from the coding sequence ATGAGTATTGGAATGAAAATAAAAAAAGAAAAAGTTTTATTAGTAGCTTTTTTAGGTGTTTTAGCATATGTATTGATTCATTTATCCAAATCTTTACTAGGATTGGATCAATTTTCTATGAGCATATTAAGATGTATCGTGATATCTATTTTCATATTATATTCTTTTATGAAAAAAGACTTAACTACTTGGATCTTATTATCCATTATCATAGGAATAGAAATAGGATTAGATATGCCTAAAATTGCTGTGGAATTAAGATTTTTATCTCAAATATTTTTAAGATTGATAAAAACTATCATCGCTCCAATATTGTTCTCCACTTTGGTGGTAGGAATAGCAAGTCATTCTAATATCAAACAATTAGGGAGTATGGGATGGAAATCTTTGCTATATTTTGAAGTGGTGACAACTTTGGCTTTGTTTATTGGTCTTCTTGCAATTAATGTCTCTCAGGCCGGAGTTGGAATTGTGATGCCTTCAGGAATCACGGAACAACAATTACCCAAAGTAGAAAGTAGAACCTGGCAAGACACAATTTTACATGTATTTCCGGAAAATTTTATAAAATCTGTCTATCATGGAGATGTATTGCCAATCGTCGTATTTTCAGTTATATTTGGCATATCCATGGTTTTCTTAGAAGATAAAAAAAGAAGTTCTATCCTGCTGTTTGCAGAAAGTCTTTCAGAAATCATGTTTAAATTTACTAAAATTATTATGTATTTTGCTCCTATAGGAGTAGGATCCGCTATTGCTTATACAGTAGGACATATGGGATTGGATATTTTATACAATTTACTTCAGTTATTATTAACTCTTTACATTGCTTTATTGATCTTTTTGATAGTTGTTTTACTTCCTATTCTTTTGTGGATAAAAGTTCCTTTAAAAGGTTTTGTCAAAGCATTAACTGAACCTGTGTCACTTGCATTTGCTACTACAAGTTCCGAATCTGCTTTGCCTTTACTTATGGAAAATCTCGAAAAATTAGGAGTTCCTAGAAAAATTATAGCTTTTGTAATTCCTACAGGTTATAGTTTTAACTTAGATGGGACTACTCTTTATTTATCTTTAGCAACTGTTTTTGTTGCACAAGCATCTGGTATTCCTTTGAGTTTTAGTCAACAAATATTTATAGGACTTACGTTAATTCTAACTAGTAAAGGAGTTGCTGGTGTTCCTAGAGCATCTTTAGTAATTCTTTTAGCTACTGTCGCTTCTTTTGGATTACCGACTTGGCCTATATTAGCTATTATAGGAATAGATGAATTAATGGATATGGCTAGGACAACCGTAAATGTTATAGGAAATGGATTAGCTAGTTGTGTTATAGCTCGTTCTGAAGGAGAATTAGATGATAAAAAAATGTTAGATTATATCAAAAGTGAAAATGATTTGTAA
- the rpsP gene encoding 30S ribosomal protein S16, translating to MSVKIRLKRIGKKHRPIYHIVVADSRAPRDGKFIEKLGTYNPHTDPPSTVLKIQNAVSWLMKGAQPTNTVKSIFSKTGVLLKKHLLEGVKKGALTDEDSQKKFNTWYKKYKI from the coding sequence ATGTCCGTAAAAATTCGTTTAAAAAGAATTGGAAAAAAACATAGACCTATTTATCATATAGTTGTAGCTGATTCTCGTGCTCCTAGAGATGGAAAATTTATTGAAAAACTAGGAACTTATAATCCTCATACGGATCCTCCTTCAACTGTATTAAAAATACAAAATGCTGTATCGTGGTTAATGAAAGGAGCACAACCTACCAATACGGTTAAATCCATTTTTTCTAAAACTGGAGTATTATTGAAAAAACATCTATTAGAAGGAGTAAAAAAAGGAGCATTAACTGACGAAGATTCCCAAAAAAAATTTAATACATGGTATAAAAAATATAAAATTTAA
- the truB gene encoding tRNA pseudouridine(55) synthase TruB, which yields MNPNLSEFKNGKILLVDKPWGWTSFDIVKKIKNSIITAASTIKKENLKIGHAGTLDPFATGLLIVLTGKYTKKVNEIQNYKKVYTGIIKLGCETLSFDSETEEHNFSSVSHITPKLIKKIAQKFLGDIDQYPPYFSALKTKGKRFYEYARKGIKIIIKSRRVKIYNFHILKIGIPYIKFFIECGKGTYIRSLAQDFGKSLQSGAYILSLRREGIGNFSMNSSSVKLNLFKEFPCYLLD from the coding sequence TTGAATCCTAATTTATCAGAATTTAAGAATGGAAAAATATTATTAGTAGATAAACCATGGGGGTGGACTTCTTTTGACATTGTTAAAAAAATAAAAAATTCTATTATCACTGCTGCTTCTACTATAAAAAAAGAAAATTTAAAAATTGGACATGCAGGAACTTTAGATCCTTTTGCTACGGGTTTATTAATTGTACTCACAGGAAAATATACTAAAAAAGTAAATGAAATTCAAAATTATAAAAAAGTTTATACAGGCATTATAAAATTAGGCTGTGAAACCTTATCTTTTGATTCAGAAACAGAAGAACATAATTTTTCTTCTGTTTCCCATATTACTCCTAAATTGATAAAAAAAATAGCCCAAAAATTTTTGGGAGATATTGATCAATATCCTCCATATTTTTCTGCTTTAAAAACAAAAGGAAAAAGATTCTACGAATATGCCAGAAAAGGGATAAAAATAATTATAAAATCTAGACGTGTAAAAATTTACAATTTTCATATCCTAAAAATAGGAATTCCCTACATAAAATTTTTTATAGAATGTGGAAAAGGAACTTATATTCGATCTCTTGCCCAAGATTTTGGAAAATCGCTTCAAAGTGGAGCTTATATCCTTTCTTTAAGAAGAGAAGGAATAGGAAATTTTTCTATGAATTCTTCTTCTGTTAAATTAAATCTTTTCAAAGAATTTCCATGTTATCTTCTAGATTAA
- a CDS encoding undecaprenyl-diphosphate phosphatase, producing the protein MNYIQSILLGIIEGITEFFPISSTGHMILAASIMGILENKITNLFLISVQFGTILSVIFLYRNKFFFQKLDFYLKIFVASFPVGILGFFLNKITNFFLNKPFIVALSLLIGGFVIVTVEIFYEKNLYNRKNSITYLKAFIIGLFQCMALIPGVSRSATTIVACMLQNVNRIKAIEFSFFLSVPVIGIATCKKLFDYYFQLNYFTHKDIEILLLGNIVSFVTGMIVIKCFITYLKNFKLFGYYRIILGIFFLIIHYLIQPIEKF; encoded by the coding sequence ATGAATTATATTCAATCAATCCTATTAGGGATTATTGAAGGAATTACAGAATTTTTTCCTATTTCTTCTACAGGACACATGATTCTTGCGGCATCCATAATGGGAATATTAGAAAATAAAATAACAAATTTATTTCTTATTTCTGTTCAGTTTGGAACCATTTTATCTGTAATTTTTTTGTATAGAAATAAGTTTTTTTTTCAAAAATTGGATTTCTACCTAAAGATTTTTGTAGCCAGTTTTCCTGTAGGAATTTTGGGTTTTTTTTTGAATAAAATCACTAATTTTTTTTTAAATAAACCATTTATAGTTGCTTTGTCTCTTTTGATAGGAGGATTTGTTATTGTAACAGTAGAAATTTTTTATGAAAAAAATTTATATAATAGAAAAAATAGTATTACTTATTTGAAAGCTTTTATTATTGGATTATTTCAATGTATGGCTTTAATTCCAGGAGTGTCTAGAAGTGCAACAACCATTGTTGCTTGTATGCTACAAAATGTGAATAGAATCAAAGCTATTGAATTTTCTTTTTTTTTATCTGTACCTGTTATTGGAATTGCTACATGTAAAAAATTATTTGACTATTATTTTCAATTAAATTATTTTACTCATAAAGATATAGAAATATTATTATTAGGAAATATAGTATCTTTTGTAACTGGAATGATAGTTATCAAATGTTTTATAACATATTTAAAAAATTTTAAATTATTCGGATACTATAGAATTATTTTAGGAATTTTTTTTCTTATTATACATTATTTAATACAACCAATTGAGAAATTTTGA